GAACCCTTCCGCGTCCTTTCGATCCAGACCGACCCTGTCCAGCATCCTGTTGGCTTCGTCAGGCCGATGCTCGGTGTACTTCTTCGCCACTGCATCGCCCGGGTAGTAGGGATGCCACGGCGCGGCCACGGGCTGACGGGCTTCACCCAGGCCGAGGAACGCGGACTCCTTGATCTCGTTGCGGTTGATGGCGAGCGACATGGCGATGCGGAAGTCCCTGTTCTGGAACATCCTGGCCAGGTCGGGATCCCTGGTGTAGGTCTGGTTGAAGGTGACGGAGGCGTCCCCGCCGCCGAAGGCGCCCCAAAGGATGATGCGGAACTTGCCGGACTTCTTCTCGTGCTCCTTGAGCACAGGATAGTTTACCAGGCTGATGTGTCGCTCCTGCATGTCCAGTTGGCCGGCGATCGCCGCCAGGTTCAGGGAAGCGACATCGGTGAAGAACTTGAACTGGACGAAGTCTATGTAGGGCAGCTGGTTACCTTCCTTGTCCACGCCCACAAAGTATGGGTTGCGCCGCAGGATGAAGAGCTGGTCGCTGACACGGGTCACCGGCACCCAGGCCGCCATGGTGGGGCGCTCCGGATTTTCCGGCGGGTGGTTCCTGGCCGCGAGGAGCTCCACCCAGGTCCTGAACTTGGCCTCGGCAACCATCCTGTCCAGCTGCGCCTTGTCCGCGTACCGGGCGTGGAACTGCTTCAGGTACTTGGATGGCAGGAAGACCGCGTAGACACGGTCGCCGCTGTCCTTGTTGGCGAGCTCCAGCAGGAAAGTGGTGTTTGGTTCCTTGTACACCCAGCGGACCGTGTAGTCGTCTATCTTTTCAACTACGACGGTCGAGCCATCCTTGTTCTTCATCCAGGTCGGGATGGCAGGAACGAGGTCCTTGTTTAGCAGGACATCGTTGTACCAGAACATAATGTCGTCGGCGGTGAAGGGGGTGCCGTCCGACCACCTGGCTCCCCTGCGCAGTGTAACCGTCCAGGATGTGTAATCCTTTGAAGGCTCTATCTTCGAGGCCAGCTTCATGTCAACCTTGGTGCCGTCTGGCGAGTAGCGAACCAGTGCATCGTAGACAATGCGGTGGTAGTTGTTGAAGTCACCGGGGCCCAGGAAACCTCGCCGCCATACGCCTCCGTACTGGCCGATGCTTTCGAAGGCCTCAACGATGAGTGGGTCTTCGGGCAGGCGCTGGCCCACCGGTGGCAGTTTCCCCGCCTTGACGAGCTCGGCTAGCATGGGCGCTTCCTTGTACTTGGGCGCCTGAGCCAGGGCGTGCGTAGGCGCTGGGGCATAGGTGCCCGCGCACAGCGCGAGAATGGCAATCGTGAGGATCACGAGGCGATGCCGTTTGCCCTTCATGTGTGCACCTCCATTCTTCCCATCTCACTCCGAGGGAGTGATCCCGTTCCGAGACCGGACACCACCGTGTCTACCGTCGGGCCCCACCTCCTCCCCTTACAGAGGTCTGATTTCTCAAGCCGTACACGGCCGAAGTCCCAGCCGTTCATCTCGCACACGACCCTCATGTGGCTGTCCCAGGTGGGCTCGTCTTTGGG
Above is a window of Armatimonadota bacterium DNA encoding:
- a CDS encoding ABC transporter substrate-binding protein, which gives rise to MKGKRHRLVILTIAILALCAGTYAPAPTHALAQAPKYKEAPMLAELVKAGKLPPVGQRLPEDPLIVEAFESIGQYGGVWRRGFLGPGDFNNYHRIVYDALVRYSPDGTKVDMKLASKIEPSKDYTSWTVTLRRGARWSDGTPFTADDIMFWYNDVLLNKDLVPAIPTWMKNKDGSTVVVEKIDDYTVRWVYKEPNTTFLLELANKDSGDRVYAVFLPSKYLKQFHARYADKAQLDRMVAEAKFRTWVELLAARNHPPENPERPTMAAWVPVTRVSDQLFILRRNPYFVGVDKEGNQLPYIDFVQFKFFTDVASLNLAAIAGQLDMQERHISLVNYPVLKEHEKKSGKFRIILWGAFGGGDASVTFNQTYTRDPDLARMFQNRDFRIAMSLAINRNEIKESAFLGLGEARQPVAAPWHPYYPGDAVAKKYTEHRPDEANRMLDRVGLDRKDAEGFRLLPGTTRRAIVELSVVPVFGPWPDIAQLIAKDWERVGIRTLVQVRERALHFTMRMANDLQAEIWNQDTSGFPFTGVPKYDPRSLLYGTITTGPLWKQWYDTGGREGVEPPAETKRIVELIDRGRTVGPREQARIAQEMFRIWVDNMFEIGTVGLTPLDQGVAVVNARMRNVPTKLAKDWPLRTPGNARTEQFFYKK